A genome region from Macrotis lagotis isolate mMagLag1 chromosome 4, bilby.v1.9.chrom.fasta, whole genome shotgun sequence includes the following:
- the OPALIN gene encoding opalin, with protein sequence MKSQMQTTEMSLIQNFTLSPNTTSLPDATGGITEDCILILGLAAGIPTLVAMVLLIALIVVCAQKRRKDAHAQENQRPNDFPDIYDSSEVSLEIQLEV encoded by the exons ATGAAATCCCAGATGCAAACAACAGAAATG aGTCTGATCCAAAATTTCACATTGTCACCTAACACA ACTTCCCTCCCTGATGCCACTGGTGGAATTACTGAA GACTGTATCTTAATTCTGGGACTGGCAGCAGGCATCCCAACTTTGGTGGCCATGGTCCTGCTTATAGCTTTAATTGTGGTCTGTgctcagaaaagaagaaaggatgcGCATGCCCAG GAAAACCAAAGACCAAATGATTTTCCAGACATCTATGACAGTTCTGAGGTTTCTTTGGAG ATACAGTTAGAGGTATGA
- the DNTT gene encoding DNA nucleotidylexotransferase produces MEKTAQFELLDVSWLIECMKAGKPVDTKGKYQLMDSKVGLSNPDPGAGTLKILPPPMNTISQYACQRRTTLKNYNQRFTDAFEILAKNYEFRENHGPCLTFLRATSVLKCLPFAIVSMKDTEGLPWIGDEVKGIMEEIIEDGKSLEVQAVLNDERYQCFKLFTSVFGVGLKTAEKWYRMGFRTLSKIQSDKSLRFTKMQKAGFLYYEDLIDCVSKAEADAVNLLVKEAVWTFLPDALVTVTGGFRRGKEIGHDIDFLITSPGMEKEQEDQLLQKVINLWEKQGLLLYYDLMESTFEDLKLPSRRIDALDHFQKCFLILKLYHQKQDGSKWEVPERSNEVEAKNWKAIRVDLVVCPYDRYAYALLGWSGSRVSLSGASRDAIFELLAHF; encoded by the exons GACAGCAAGGTTGGTTTATCTAATCCAGACCCAGGTGCAGGTACCTTGAAGATTCTACCACCTCCAATGAACACCATCTCCCAATACGCTTGCCAAAGACGgacaactttaaaaaactatAACCAAAGATTTACG GATGCTTTTGAGATACTGGCAAAAAACTATGAGTTTAGAGAAAATCATGGCCCTTGCCTGACATTTTTAAGAGCAACCTCTGTACTGAAATGTCTTCCATTTGCTATCGTCAGCATGAAAGACACAGAAGGACTACCATGGATTGGAGATGAAGTTAAGGGCATCATGGAG GAAATTATTGAAGATGGAAAAAGTTTGGAAGTTCAAGCTGTGCTAAATGATGAGCGTTACCAGTGTTTCAAA CTGTTTACATCTGTGTTTGGAGTGGGGTTAAAGACGGCTGAAAAATGGTACCGAATGGGTTTCAGGACGCTGAGTAAAATCCAATCTGACAAAAGTCTGAGATTTACCAAAATGCAGAAAGCAG GATTCCTCTATTATGAAGACCTCATTGACTGTGTGTCCAAGGCAGAAGCAGATGCAGTGAACTTGCTAGTTAAAGAAGCAGTTTGGACTTTTTTACCTGATGCCTTAGTCACCGTAACAGGAGGGTTCCGAAG GGGAAAGGAGATTGGGCATGATATAGATTTTTTGATAACTAGTCCAGGaatggaaaaagaacaagaagaccAGCTTTTACAGAAAGTTATTAACTTATGGGAAAAACAG gGATTACTTTTATACTACGACCTCATGGAATCAACATTTGAAGACCTAAAATTACCAAGCAGGAGGATTGATGCTCTAGACCATTTTCAGAAATGTTTTTTGATTCTAAAATTATACCATCAGAAGCAAGATGGGAGCAAATGGGAAGTGCCTGAAAGGTCTAATGAGGTGGAAGCAAAAAACTGGAAGGCCATCCGTGTGGATCTGGTGGTGTGTCCCTATGATCGCTATGCATATGCTCTGCTAGGCTGGTCAGGCTCAAGGGTAAGTCTTTCAGGAGCCTCCAGAGATGCTATTTTCGAATTACTAGCTCATTTTTAG